The following is a genomic window from Brevibacterium limosum.
ACGTCTGTGAGCTTACCTCAGTGGCACCGTCAGGCCGACCTTCGCGGCGTCCATGACGACCTGGGTGCTGAAGCGTCGAATATTGTCGTCGCCGAAGAAGAGCTTCCTGGTCAGCTCCGTGTACTCGGCCATGTCCCGGACCAGCATGATGAGCACGAAGTCCCATTCGCCGGCCACGTAGTAGCACTGCTGGACCTCCGGACGTTCGACGAGCGAGGCGCGGACCGCATCGAGCTTGTTCAGCTGTTCGCTCTCGACGGCGAGCTGGGCGATGACCCGCACCGGGCGGCCGAGGAGTTCAGGGGCCAGACTCAGAGTGCTGCCGACAATGATGCCGGCTTCGGTCAGTCGCTTGAGTCGCCGATTGACCGCGGCCGTCGACAGCCCGACGCGTGCGCCAAGCGCGGATTGAGGCAGGCGCGCATCGGCCTGCAGAGCTTCGAGCAGTCTCAGATCGATGTCATCGAGAGTCGTATCCACGCCTCAAGTCTCAACGATTCACCATCGGCGCGCAAAGATATTGCGTCTGGCCCTACATAAACCGATCACTTTGTCAGTTGCAATTGAATGACTTCGCGCCGGTGCAGGAGTCTGAGGTCATGACAACAGACCACATCGACCTGGCCACCCGGTGGCGCAGGCACCTTCACCAGATCCCGGGCACCGGATTCGACGTCGGCGAGGCCGCCGATTTCGTCGCCCGCACCTGCACCGCCCTCGGTTGGGAGGTCACGACAGGGATCAGCGGCAACGGTGTCGTCGCCTCCCTCGCCCGCGGGACGAGCTCGCGGACGATCGCATTGCGAGCGGACATGGACGGGCTGCCCATCGAGGAACGCACCGGCGTTGCCTACGCGTCGAAGAACCACGGCACCATGCACGCCTGCGGACACGACGGGCACATGGCGATGGTGCTCGGAGCCGCCTCGGCGCTGGCGAAGGACATCGCCTTCGACGGAACCGTCCACCTGATCTTCCAGCCGGCCGAAGAACCGGGCACCGGCGCCGAAGCGATGATCGCCGATGGACTGTTCGACCGATTCCCCACCGACGAGATCTACGGGCTCCACAACATCCCGGGCCTGCCGGCCGGCGAGATCCACACCCGCCCCGGACCGCTCATGGCCGCCGAGGACAACTTCGAGATCCGCATCACCGGCCGAGGCGGGCACGCCTCAGCCCCGCATTTCGTCATCGACCCGATGGTCATCGGCGCCGAGATCGTCCTGTCGCTGCAGACCATCGTCGCCCGCAACGTCGACCCGCTCGACGCAGTCGTCGTCTCCTGCACGGAGCTGATCACCGACGGTGCCCGCAACGCCATCCCCGATCAGGTGGTCATCCGCGGGGACGCGAGGACGTTCACCGATGCCGACAGCGCTCTCGTCGAAACCCGCATCCGGGAGATCACCGAGGGTGCCGCATTG
Proteins encoded in this region:
- a CDS encoding amidohydrolase — translated: MTTDHIDLATRWRRHLHQIPGTGFDVGEAADFVARTCTALGWEVTTGISGNGVVASLARGTSSRTIALRADMDGLPIEERTGVAYASKNHGTMHACGHDGHMAMVLGAASALAKDIAFDGTVHLIFQPAEEPGTGAEAMIADGLFDRFPTDEIYGLHNIPGLPAGEIHTRPGPLMAAEDNFEIRITGRGGHASAPHFVIDPMVIGAEIVLSLQTIVARNVDPLDAVVVSCTELITDGARNAIPDQVVIRGDARTFTDADSALVETRIREITEGAALAHRASSEVVYTRVFRPTINDADCVAHAAAAARHAVGADRVDASCRPITASEDFAAYARAVPACFAFLGAGEIAEGGTTGGGGTAPLHSRDFDFNDAILGAGIDFYTALATARLPEGNRS
- a CDS encoding Lrp/AsnC family transcriptional regulator — its product is MDTTLDDIDLRLLEALQADARLPQSALGARVGLSTAAVNRRLKRLTEAGIIVGSTLSLAPELLGRPVRVIAQLAVESEQLNKLDAVRASLVERPEVQQCYYVAGEWDFVLIMLVRDMAEYTELTRKLFFGDDNIRRFSTQVVMDAAKVGLTVPLR